A single genomic interval of Lathyrus oleraceus cultivar Zhongwan6 chromosome 7, CAAS_Psat_ZW6_1.0, whole genome shotgun sequence harbors:
- the LOC127107520 gene encoding mediator of RNA polymerase II transcription subunit 21-like — MSASLVKAAKQFDALVASLPISETGEEVQLKRIAELQAENDAIGQELQKQLEAAEKELNQVQELYSQATDNCLNLKKPDIS; from the coding sequence ATGAGTGCTTCTTTGGTGAAAGCTGCTAAGCAGTTTGATGCATTGGTTGCATCGCTTCCAATATCCGAGACAGGTGAAGAGGTACAGCTTAAGCGGATTGCAGAACTTCAAGCTGAAAATGATGCAATAGGTCAAGAACTTCAGAAGCAATTGGAAGCTGCGGAGAAAGAATTAAATCAAGTTCAAGAGTTGTATAGCCAAGCAACAGATAATTGTTTGAACTTGAAGAAACCGGATATCAGTTAG